TTCTTCAATACGTTGTTTTATTTTTATCTGTATATTTTCATCAAGAGATGAAGGCGTTACATATATTGTTTCTTCAAAAAATGGTCCTGTTAAAGGATCTGGTTTATCAAAAATAACTAGAGTATGTAAATTCCCGTTTTGCAAATAACCTTCAAAGGCAACTTCCGCACCCTCTATGTACTCTTCTATAAGAACATGATTACGTTCAAAATCATCACCAGTATCAGATATGATTTTTTTAATGCGCTGACAGGCCGATATAAACTCATCTTTATTATTAACCCGTATCACTCCACGACTTGCGGATAAATTTAAGGGCTTTATAACACAGGGCCATGGTAATCCAGCGGTTTGACGATCCAGAGAATCCTCTAAACTAATCAGGCAATGTATCGGAACTGAACAGTTATCCAGCGAGAGATGAGCACGTGCCAGATCTTTTCTCATCGTTAGGCGTGCGGCCTCAGGAGGGTTATGCGGTAATTTTAAAACGTTGGCAACTTTAGCCGCCAGTTCAACTGTACTGTCATCAGAGCCCAGTATTCCGACGATATTTAGAGATTTCGATTTATCAATGATTGTTTTTAGCGCGTTATCATGCGAATCAAGGTCGATGTGTATTCCCTCATATACTTCAGATATAAGTGAATACTCACCCTTTGATGCAACAATCACATTTAAGCCAAGCCGCTTTGCTGCATTTATATAGGGCGCAATGCGATAACTATTCGGTTGTGAAATAAGTAGTAGAGAAGATTTAATAACAAGATTCTTTAGTAGATATCTTTCATGCAATAACAACTAGCACTAAACGTTATTAATGCATGAAAGAAGCTTACATTTGACAATTACAGGATTAAGCGCATCCGCCACCTGCTGGTGCAGCACCACCACAACCACCACAGGAACCCGAACCACCTGTCTGTGCAAATACATTTTTAAATACAAAGCTTTGATTCAAACCTTCCGTTTTGTAATCAATTTCAACACCGCTCAAATATCCAAGTGCAATACTATCTACGTATAAGTTAAGCTTTTCAGTTTTAAGAACGGCGTCAAATTCAGTTGCCTGCTCTACCAGTGTCATGCCATAAGCCATTCCGCTACAACCACCACCAGATACATAAATACGGATACCGGAGGCACCTGCTTCCTGATCTACGATTGCAGCAAGCTGATTCATTGCTTCAGGGGAAATTTTTACTTCATCAGTAAGCTGATTATTAAATTCAACTTCAGACATTATTGTCTCCAAATTTAAATGTTTCCTAATATTACCACGCATTTATCATTTGAAATTACATAAAACATTAATAACCAAATAATCTCATGTTTATTTGATCGAGTATTTTAGTGTTAGCTTATATGCAATCATACTGAAAACTCTAGATATAATAAAATACTTATGTAGGTGTGAAACCACATATGTCTATCGATATAAATTACTTTTAAAGCATTAAATTCTATAAATAATACTTATAAAACAATCAAATTAAATATTATTTTATTGATAATTATCAACAACTTTATGGAATAATTATGCCTATCAACTTAAGTTATACCCGAATAACAATAAAAAACTAAGCTTTTCTTGATTTTTATCATAGAGCTATTTATATTCATCATAATTATAAGAAAAATGAGTATAAGAAGTGTCAATTTAGCCATCTACTGGCATTTACTGGGTTCTACATTAAATAACAATAATACTCTGATATTTGAGATTTTATAGATTTACATATCAATTTATAAGTTATCGATGATTTTAAGCATGATGAGTCGGTGATTTTTAATATTTAAGTAAGATAAATATAAAAACCTTTACTCCAGGGGGTAAAAATGAGAGCAGTAACCCGGCCTTTGGGCCTAGCCTGTCTGTTGCTTGCAAGCAACCCGACTCTTGCTGATTATCAATTGAATCTAGCACCGGGTGTCACAAGTACCAGTCAGAACGCATACGATATTCATCAAATAGTAATGTGGATCTGCGTCGTAATCGGCATCGTTGTCTACGGTGTCATGACCTACTCCATCCTTACTCATACGAAAGCTAAAAATCATAAACCCGCAACATTCGACGACAACCTCACCATAGAAATTCTCTGGACGGTTATCCCCATATTAATTCTTATCGGCATGGCCGTTCCCGCTACCTCGGCTTTACTGGCTATGGAAGATACATCTAATTCGGATATGTCGATTAAAGTCACGGGTTACCAGTGGAAATGGCATTACGAGTATGTAGGTGAAGACGTGGGTTTCTTTAGTAACCTCAGCACACCAATGGATCAGATCAAAGATAAAGAAACCAAGGGCGAGAATTACCTGCTTGAAGTTGATAACAGAATCGTTATTCCAACAGGCAAGAAAGTACGCTTCCTGTTTACATCAAACGATGTAATCCACGCATGGTGGATTCCAGCCTTTGGTGTTAAGAAAGACGCAATTCCTGGTTACATCAACGAAAGCTGGACGCTTGTTGATGAGCCCGGTGTTTATCGCGGCCAATGCGCTGAGCTTTGCGGCGCTAACCATGGATTCATGCCTATCGTAGTTGAAGCTAAATCAGAAGAAGATTATCTGGCCTGGTTAAACGAGAAGAAAACGGCTCAGGCTGCAGCTAATGCAAGTGGCGACAAAACATGGACCATGGATGAGTTAATGGCCCACGGTGAAACTGCTTATAACACAAGTTGTGCAGCATGCCATCAAGTAGGTGGTGAAGGCTTACCCGGCGCGTTCCCTGGCCTTAAAGATAGCGCAATTGTAGTTGGTGACATAGCTAAACACATCGAAGTTGTTGTTAAAGGTGTAGCTGGTACAGGTATGCAGGCCTTTGGTCCGCAGTTAAATGATGCCGATCTGGCAGCGATTATTACTTATGAGCGAAATGCATGGGGTAATAACACTGGCGATATGGTTCAACCGTCTGACGTAAAAGCGGCCCGTTAAATTAGACTTAAAAAAGAGGCAAATATGAACGCTGTAGTAGAAGAACATCACGATCACGATCATAAGCCTACTGGCTTAGGTCGGTGGCTGTTTAGTACAAATCATAAAGACATTGGAACCATGTATCTGTGGTTTGCATTTACCATGTTTTTTATTGGCGGTGCGTTAGCACTGGTAATTCGTGCTGAATTATTTCAACCCGGTATGCAAATTGTAGAACCGGAATTCTTTAACCAGCTAACTACGCTGCACGGGTTAATCATGGTATTTGGTGTGATTATGCCCGCTTTCGTTGGTTTGGCTAACTGGCAGTTACCAATGATGATTGGTGCTCCCGATATGGCATTACCCCGCATGAACAACTGGAGTTTCTGGTTGCTACCGGGTGCATTTGGTCTGCTGATTGCCAGTCTGATCATGAGCATTTTGGGTATGGGTTCAGCGCCTAACTTTGG
This genomic window from endosymbiont of Galathealinum brachiosum contains:
- a CDS encoding iron-sulfur cluster assembly accessory protein; its protein translation is MSEVEFNNQLTDEVKISPEAMNQLAAIVDQEAGASGIRIYVSGGGCSGMAYGMTLVEQATEFDAVLKTEKLNLYVDSIALGYLSGVEIDYKTEGLNQSFVFKNVFAQTGGSGSCGGCGGAAPAGGGCA
- the coxB gene encoding cytochrome c oxidase subunit II, yielding MRAVTRPLGLACLLLASNPTLADYQLNLAPGVTSTSQNAYDIHQIVMWICVVIGIVVYGVMTYSILTHTKAKNHKPATFDDNLTIEILWTVIPILILIGMAVPATSALLAMEDTSNSDMSIKVTGYQWKWHYEYVGEDVGFFSNLSTPMDQIKDKETKGENYLLEVDNRIVIPTGKKVRFLFTSNDVIHAWWIPAFGVKKDAIPGYINESWTLVDEPGVYRGQCAELCGANHGFMPIVVEAKSEEDYLAWLNEKKTAQAAANASGDKTWTMDELMAHGETAYNTSCAACHQVGGEGLPGAFPGLKDSAIVVGDIAKHIEVVVKGVAGTGMQAFGPQLNDADLAAIITYERNAWGNNTGDMVQPSDVKAAR